From one Caldithrix abyssi DSM 13497 genomic stretch:
- a CDS encoding type 1 glutamine amidotransferase, whose amino-acid sequence MRVHFLQHVPFETPGILTEALKDRADISFTRFFNDEALPRTSDLDLLVIMGGPMSVHDESVFSWLKDEKRFVENVIKQGKSVLGICLGAQLIAEVLGARVFKGAHREIGWFDITRAPEVASSSFAHFWPETITAFHWHGEMFEIPLGAQRIAYSQACENQGFIFEERVVALQFHLEVTPQLIAGLLAHGANEMEAGAYVQSAQEIRQKMALCRPANALMRRVVEEMAENALSV is encoded by the coding sequence ATGCGCGTCCATTTTTTACAGCATGTGCCGTTTGAAACGCCGGGCATTTTGACCGAAGCGCTAAAAGATAGGGCAGATATTTCGTTTACCCGTTTTTTCAACGACGAAGCGTTGCCCCGAACATCCGACCTGGACTTGCTGGTGATCATGGGCGGGCCAATGAGCGTACACGACGAATCGGTGTTTAGCTGGTTAAAAGATGAAAAACGTTTTGTTGAAAACGTGATCAAGCAGGGGAAATCGGTACTGGGAATTTGTCTGGGCGCACAGCTAATTGCCGAAGTGCTTGGCGCGCGCGTCTTTAAAGGTGCGCATCGTGAAATTGGCTGGTTCGACATTACTCGTGCGCCGGAGGTTGCCTCCAGCTCTTTTGCCCATTTTTGGCCGGAGACCATTACCGCCTTTCACTGGCACGGCGAAATGTTTGAAATTCCATTGGGAGCGCAGCGGATTGCCTATTCGCAGGCCTGTGAAAACCAGGGCTTTATCTTTGAAGAGCGCGTGGTTGCTCTGCAATTCCATCTGGAAGTGACGCCACAGCTCATCGCAGGCCTGTTAGCGCACGGCGCAAATGAAATGGAAGCAGGAGCGTACGTGCAAAGCGCGCAGGAAATCCGGCAAAAGATGGCGCTCTGTCGACCGGCCAATGCATTGATGCGGCGAGTCGTAGAGGAAATGGCAGAAAATGCGTTAAGCGTGTAA
- the purH gene encoding bifunctional phosphoribosylaminoimidazolecarboxamide formyltransferase/IMP cyclohydrolase: protein MKHSIKIKRALFSVSDKSGVEALARALHQNGCQIISTGGTKSVLEKAGIPVTEISEVTGNPEAFGGRMKTISFQIESALLFDREKDADEARQLGIEPIDMVVCNLYPFERVKNQGVDFDTLIENIDIGGPTMVRAAAKNFKYVAVVTDPQDYPDLVTELQDNDGALSYETRFRLMRKAFNLTADYDAMIATAMDETAGHLSVRLAFDRAKTLRYGENAHQQAFFLRQRHAPYSLHDLEFLHGKELSYNNIVDLYSALDAVKDLSKTACAIIKHNNPCGLCEGNDQRQVFELAWAGDPVSAFGSIIAFNKKVERSTVEFLHLDAENKMQRKFVEVIAAPDFAPEAIEYLKKHKNLRLVRFEPKRVTQEKEFKILAGSLLLQTSDNTLLKEKETVTQHETEVDDDLLNFGLLAVRQLKSNAIAVVRKKDNYLQLLGMGCGQPNRVNSTRLALERSRENLKNEFTGEDAQRERYIKEQMEKAVLVSDAFFPFPDNVEIAASYGIKTIVQPGGSIRDKSVIEKCNELGIAMVFTGLRHFKH, encoded by the coding sequence ATGAAACATTCTATAAAAATCAAACGGGCTTTGTTTAGCGTTTCCGATAAAAGCGGCGTGGAGGCGCTGGCCCGGGCTTTGCATCAGAACGGCTGTCAGATTATTTCCACCGGCGGCACCAAAAGCGTCCTGGAAAAGGCCGGCATTCCGGTTACGGAAATTTCCGAAGTTACCGGCAATCCGGAAGCCTTTGGCGGTCGCATGAAAACCATTTCCTTTCAAATCGAGTCGGCTTTGCTGTTTGACCGCGAAAAAGACGCCGACGAAGCCCGCCAGCTGGGCATCGAGCCCATTGACATGGTGGTTTGCAATTTGTATCCCTTTGAACGCGTCAAAAATCAGGGCGTGGATTTTGACACCCTGATTGAGAACATCGACATTGGCGGGCCGACCATGGTGCGCGCCGCGGCCAAAAATTTTAAATATGTGGCTGTTGTTACGGATCCGCAGGATTATCCCGATCTGGTTACGGAACTGCAGGACAACGACGGCGCTTTGAGTTACGAAACGCGTTTTCGACTGATGCGCAAGGCATTCAATTTAACCGCTGATTACGACGCCATGATCGCCACGGCCATGGACGAAACCGCCGGACATCTTTCGGTACGTCTGGCTTTTGATCGCGCTAAAACCCTGCGCTACGGCGAAAACGCCCATCAGCAGGCCTTCTTTTTACGCCAGCGGCACGCGCCGTATTCCTTACACGATCTGGAATTTTTACACGGTAAAGAGCTTTCGTACAACAATATCGTTGATCTTTACTCGGCCTTAGACGCGGTGAAGGATCTTTCTAAAACGGCCTGTGCCATCATCAAACACAACAATCCATGCGGCTTGTGCGAAGGAAACGATCAAAGACAGGTGTTTGAACTGGCCTGGGCCGGCGATCCGGTTTCGGCTTTTGGCTCGATCATTGCCTTCAATAAAAAAGTGGAACGTTCGACCGTCGAGTTTTTACATCTGGATGCGGAGAACAAAATGCAGCGTAAATTTGTGGAAGTGATCGCCGCGCCGGATTTTGCCCCCGAGGCCATTGAATATTTGAAGAAACACAAAAATCTGCGGCTGGTGCGCTTTGAACCCAAGCGCGTGACTCAGGAAAAAGAGTTCAAAATACTGGCTGGTTCGTTGTTGTTGCAAACGAGCGACAATACGTTACTAAAAGAGAAGGAAACGGTGACTCAACACGAAACCGAGGTGGACGACGACCTGCTCAATTTTGGTCTGCTGGCTGTGCGCCAGTTAAAATCCAATGCCATTGCCGTGGTGCGTAAAAAAGACAACTACCTGCAATTACTGGGCATGGGTTGCGGCCAGCCCAATCGCGTGAATTCCACGCGTCTGGCCCTGGAACGCAGCCGGGAAAATCTGAAAAATGAATTTACGGGCGAAGACGCGCAACGGGAGCGGTACATTAAAGAACAAATGGAAAAGGCCGTACTGGTTTCCGACGCCTTTTTCCCCTTTCCGGACAATGTGGAGATCGCCGCGTCTTACGGCATTAAAACCATTGTGCAGCCCGGCGGATCGATCCGCGATAAATCGGTTATTGAAAAATGTAATGAACTGGGCATTGCCATGGTCTTTACCGGTCTGCGGCATTTTAAACACTAA
- a CDS encoding phosphoribosylformylglycinamidine synthase subunit PurQ, whose protein sequence is MSKMRVLVVTGFGINCEVEMAAAYRLAGAEADIVHLNEVFKERVSIHDYQVLNFPGGFSFGDDLGSAKVLSNKFKFKKMASGRHFIDDLARFLQDGKFIIGVCNGFQALVKMGLLPNIGGNFEQEVTLTHNDSGKFEDRWVTCGVHPQNRTPFLKGIEKIDLPVRHGEGKLIIRDAQIERAILEQNLNCLTYLGPDGQPTADYPYNPNGSELNCAGLTDPSGRVFGLMPHPEAYLSIYNHPAWPRKKEQNGGSEQGEGLQLFKNMVDYFSNH, encoded by the coding sequence ATGAGCAAGATGCGTGTCCTGGTGGTTACCGGGTTTGGAATTAATTGCGAGGTGGAAATGGCCGCGGCTTACCGGCTGGCCGGCGCCGAGGCGGATATTGTCCATCTGAACGAGGTGTTCAAGGAGCGCGTTTCGATTCATGATTATCAGGTGCTCAATTTTCCGGGGGGTTTTTCTTTCGGGGACGATCTGGGCTCCGCAAAGGTGTTGAGCAATAAATTCAAGTTTAAAAAAATGGCCTCGGGGCGTCATTTTATTGACGATCTGGCGCGTTTTTTACAGGATGGCAAATTCATTATTGGCGTTTGCAACGGTTTTCAGGCTCTGGTAAAAATGGGTTTGCTACCCAACATTGGCGGCAATTTTGAGCAGGAAGTTACGCTTACGCACAACGATTCCGGAAAATTTGAGGATCGCTGGGTAACCTGCGGCGTCCATCCCCAAAACCGCACCCCGTTTTTAAAAGGCATCGAAAAAATCGATCTGCCGGTGCGTCACGGAGAGGGCAAGTTAATCATTCGTGATGCGCAAATCGAACGGGCCATTTTGGAGCAAAATCTGAATTGCTTAACTTATCTGGGACCGGACGGGCAACCCACGGCCGACTATCCTTACAATCCCAATGGTTCAGAATTGAATTGCGCCGGGCTTACCGATCCCAGCGGTCGGGTGTTTGGATTGATGCCGCATCCCGAAGCCTATTTGTCGATTTACAACCATCCCGCCTGGCCCCGCAAAAAGGAACAAAACGGCGGCAGCGAGCAGGGAGAAGGTTTGCAGCTTTTTAAAAACATGGTGGATTATTTTAGTAACCACTAA